A region from the Solibacillus sp. FSL H8-0523 genome encodes:
- a CDS encoding SET domain-containing protein encodes MIEVKISSISDGEFNRGVFASTDITKGTMFHQAPVVAYPNDQHEHIEKTLLADYAFEYGINHTAILLGYGMLFNHSYHANANYEINFDNHTFDFFAHTDIKAGEEIFINYNGEVDDPELLWFDRDEE; translated from the coding sequence GTTTAACAGAGGCGTCTTCGCTTCAACAGATATTACAAAAGGTACAATGTTTCACCAAGCACCCGTTGTTGCTTATCCAAATGATCAACACGAGCATATCGAAAAAACGCTATTAGCAGATTACGCGTTTGAGTATGGCATTAACCATACAGCGATTTTACTTGGCTACGGTATGCTGTTTAACCATTCTTACCATGCCAATGCAAATTACGAAATTAACTTTGATAACCATACGTTCGATTTCTTTGCGCATACAGATATTAAAGCTGGTGAAGAAATTTTCATTAACTATAACGGCGAAGTAGACGACCCAGAGTTACTTTGGTTCGATAGAGACGAAGAGTAA